The nucleotide sequence CTCGCTGCGGCTCTGCGGGGCGATCATCGCCGTGCTGGAGCGGCTTGCCGCCGGGGAGATCGAGGCGCGCTACGTGGACGGCGCCCGGCTGCACGCGAAGCTCTACTGCACGGAGGCGGCGGTGACGCTGGGCTCGAGCAATTTCACCGCGGGTGGGCTCAGCCGCAATCTGGAGGCGAACGCCCGCTTCACCGCGGGTGAGTCGCGCTTTCGCGAGATCTGGCAGCTGGCGGAGAACTACTGGGCCTCCGCCCGCGATTACGGGAGCGAGCTGTGCCGGCTCCTGGAGGCGATGCTGCGCTTCGTCGGCTGGCGTGAGGCGCTGCTGCGGGCCTGTACGGAGCTGCTCGAGGGGGAGTGGGCGGAGCAGTATCTGCGCATGCAGGGCTATGCGAGGGAGCTGCCCCTGTGGCCGAGCCAGCGCCAGGGCATCGCGCGGGCCTTATGGGTGATCCAGAACGCCGGCAGCGTCCTGGTGGCGGATGCCACCGGCTCCGGCAAGACGCGCATGGGGGCGCACCTGGTGCGCTCGGTGATGGACCGCATCTGGTCCCATCAGCGGATCCGCAAGGGCCAGCCGCTGCTGGTCTGCCCGCCGGCGGTGCAGGAGACCTGGCGGGACGAGGCGCGGGAGTGCTCGCTGCCGCTGCTCACCGAGTCCCACGGGCAGCTGAGCCGGGGTGGCGGGGACGCGGGATCGTCCATCCAGGATCAGGTCCGCCGTGCGCAGGTGCTGGCGGTGGACGAGGCGCACAACTTCCTCAACGCCCGCTCGCGGCGGACCCGGGCGCTGCTGAACAACATGGCGGACCACACCGTGCTGTTCACGGCCACGCCCATCAACCGCAGCGCCCAGGATCTGCTGCGCCTGGTGGACATGCTCGGTGCGGACAATCTGGACCCGGATACGCTCAAGCGATTCGAGCGCATGCTGCGCCGGGAGCGGGTGGACCGCACCCTCTCCCGGGAGGAGCTCGCGCTGCTGCGTCGCGAGATCCGCCGCTTCACCGTGCGGCGGACGAAGGCGGAGCTCAACCGGATGATCGACCGCGATCCGGACGCCTATCGCAACGCCTACGGCGAGCGCTGCCGCTACCCGGAGCACCGCTCACGGCTCTACGCCCTGGAGGAGACGGCCGCGGACCGGGACCGCGCGCGGCAGATACGCGAGCTCGCCGACCAGCTCTGCGGCGTCGCCTATCTGCATCGGCGCATCCAGATGCCCGGTGTGCTGCGCCAGGAGGGGTGGAGCGAGGAGAAGTATCTCGCCTCCCGGCTCAGCGCCGCCCGCAAGCTGCCCGCCTACATCGTGATGGCGGCGCTGCGCTCCAGCCGCGCCGCATTGCTGGAGCATATCCGAGGCACAGTGCATGCCGCCGAGGCCTTCGGCCTGGAGGCGACGTTACACAAGACGCCCACGGGCGATGTCCTGAGCACCCTGGCCGAGCTCGCCGGCCGGCCGCCGGAGAACGGGCTGCGTATCCCGCTGCCGGACTGGCTGACGGACCCGGAGCGCCACCGCGCTGCCTGCGAGACGGACCGCCGCATCTACCGGGAAATCGAGGCCCTGGTGCTGGCGATGAGCGACGCACGGGAACGCCGCAAGGCCACGTTTCTGCAGACGTTGCTGCGCTCCCACGGGCTGCTGGTGGCCTTCGACAGCCGCCCGGTCACCCTGGCGCTCATGCAGCGGCTGCTGGCGGGTGCCGCTGGCGCGAAGTCGATCCTCGCCTCGGGGAGCGAGGCACGGGGGCGGGGCGAGGTCAACCAGCGGTTTCGCCTGGGCTCCGCGGATCGCGGCATCGTGGCGCTCTGCTCGGACAGCATGGCCGAGGGCATCAACCTGCAGCAGGCGGGCTGCATGGTGCATCTGGACATGCCGAGCGTGGTGCGCGTCGCCGAGCAGCGGGTAGGGCGGGTGGACCGCATGGACAGCCCCCACGAGCGCATCGACGTGTGGTGGCCGAAGGATGCCCCGGAGTTCGCCCTGCGGGCGGACGAGCGCTTTATCGAGCGCTACGAGACCGTCGAGGCGCTGATCGGGGCGAACATGCCGCTGCCGGAGGGCATGGCGGACACTCACCGCGAGGCGGTGGATGCCGAGCAGCAGGTGCAGCGCATCGAGGAGTCGCTCAACGCGGAGGCGAGCTGGGATGGCATCGAGGACGCCTTCTCCAGCGTGCGACGGCTCATCCAGGGTCCCAGCGCGCTGGTGGACGCCGAGGCCGGGGAGGCCCGCACCCCGGATGGTGATGAGGTCTCCTCACGGGTCTGTCTGGTGCGCAGCGAGCGCTCCTGGGCGTTCTTCTGCCTGGGGGGTACCGGCGCGCAGGCGCCCAACTGGCTGATGTTCCCGGCGGGCGGTGGCGGGCCGCTGACGGATCTGGCCGCGGTGTCGGGCGCCTTGCGCGAGGCGCTGGCGGAGAATCCGGAAGACGTCCCGTTCGACCGCGGGGCGGCGGACTGGCTGAATCGTTTCATCGACCGCCTGCCGGCCGCCCAGCGGCAGATGCTGCCGCTGAAAAAGCAGAAGGCGCTGGCGGAGATGGAGCATGTGCTGGACCACTACCGCCACGAGGCGGCCTTGGCGCAACGCCAGTCCGAGCTCGAGGCCTGCGACCATCTGCTCGACGCGCTGCGGCATCCCGATCCGGAGGCGCCGCCGGACTGGGACGCCCTCGCCGAAACCTGGCTCGATCTGATTCGCCCCGTGTGGTACCGCAAGCTCACCGAGGGGCGCCGCCGGCGGCGGCCGCTGCTGCTGCGGGATCTGCGCCGGGATCTCACCGGGGCCGACCGCATCCCGCCCGAGCGCATTATCGAGGCCGTGCAGGGAATCGGCACGCTCCCCGCGCTGGAGCGCCGCGTGCGGGCGGCGATTATTGGGGTGCCGGAGTGAGATCGTCGGCGCCCACTGATTTCGTGCTCTAAAAGTGGCGCAGATGCAGGAGCTCGTCGACGAGGGCTTGCGTAGCGGCGCCGGGACTCGCGCGATGGATGAGCTGCGTGACGAGGCATTGCGGCGGGCGGACAACAGTTGACCTAACGCCGAATGAGCTACCGCCTCAGCCGCGATGTCTTCATCATCCGCGTGCGCCATGCGCACTAGGACTGGCAGTGAGTTCCGGCCTGCGGGAATGGATCAGTGCTTCTTTAAGGGTCGGAGAACGTCGCGGGTGTCTGCGGGCTTCGATTCACCGTCAGCGAGAACACATCGGGCCGCGCATAGTGCCCGCAGACGTCCAGTGAGCGCCGTGCGTGCCGGGCGTCCTCGGTGTCGATCTCGGCGTAGAGGATGCCCTTGTCGCGGTTGAGCGGGCCGGCGGCGATCTCGCCGGAGGGGGCGATGACGACGGCGTTGCCGACGTTGATCCACTCGTCCGGGGTGTAGAGCGCATCGCGCTGGGGGAAGTCGGCGGGGAGGTCGCTGCCCTGGATGGCGGTGGCGGTGCCGATCACCCAGCAGCCGCCCTCTTTGGCGATGTGCCGCAGGGTGGCGAGGGCGGTGTCGCTGGCGTCCCACGTCGGGTTGACGAAGATCTCCATCGCCTGGGCGTAGAGCGCGTAGCGGGCGAGCGGCATGTAGCACTCCCAGCAGATCAGGCTGCCGAGCCGCCCGGCGGGGGTGTCGACCACGTTCAGGCCGCTGCCGTCGCCCATGCCCCAGACCATGCGCTCTGGGTTGGTCGGCATGAGCTTGCGATGCCGGTTGAGCAGGCGGCCGTCGGGCCCGATCACCACCACGGTGTTGAACAGGGTGGTGCCGCTGTACTGACTGTCGATCTCGTGGATGCCGGTGACCAGGGTCACCCCGTGACGGGCGGCGGCGTCCTGGATGGGGAGTAGCGTCTCTCCGCGGAGGTCGACGGCGTTGGCGCGCAGGCGTGCGTGGATCTCGCTGGAGAGGGCCATGTCGCCCCCGGGCCGCAGCCGCCAGATCCAGGTGGGATAGCCCGGAATGTAGGCCTCGGGAAACACCAGCAGCCTGGCGCCGGCGCCGACGGCCTCGTCGATGGAAGCAAGCATCCCTTCGATGGTGGCGTCCCGCTGCAGCAGCACCGGGGGCTTCTGGATCACGGCGATCCGGGTGGTCATCGGGGGATCCTCGGCAGGGAGGCCCCTGCGGCGGTTCACGCGGACGCGGAACCTCTACCTAGCATACGCGGTTTTCGCCGCCTCACCGGCGCTGCCGCTCGGGCAGCGGGCCATTCGCGGGCCACCCAGAGACCCGGTTCTCGGGCTGCGCATCGCGCTCCCAGGGTGTGCGCTCATTCACCCTGGAAAAACGTAACCGATTGACTACGCTCGATGTTGTTCCGTCCGGGGGTGCGGGCGCGCGCGGGGCGCGCTCACGGCGGGGGATCGGGAGGGGGATCATGTGTTGCCGGTTTGCTGCGCCGCTCGTGGCGCTCCTGTGCCTGCACTGGGGGAGTGCCCTGCACGCCTTCGAGCTGCCCGGCTGTGGGCCGCTGGAGGAGTGGGCGGGGACCCTGGAACCCGGGGAGACGTTCGCGCTGCGCGAGGCGGTCGAGGTGACGACGCTGCTGCGCCCGGAGGTCGTGGTGCCGCTGACGGGGGCGCCGGCGGATGCCTGGTCACGCCAGGATGTGGCCGCCCTGCGGCGTCAGCTCAACGACTGCCGCGGCGAGGTGCCGGGGGATCAGCCGGCGCGGGCGCGTCAGCTCTACGATGCGATCAAGGCCCTGGACGGGGCGCGGCGGCCGCTGGTGCGCATGAAGCAGGAGCGGGGGAGGATAGAGACCACGGTCGAGCGGCTGCTGGAGCGGCGGGCCGATGAGCGCCTGCCGGCGCAGCTCGCCCTGACCCAGGACGTTTTCCGCGGGGAGCCCGCCGCGCCGGAGCGGTACGGCCTGCGGGGCGTGCCCAACTGGATCCGCCACGTGGAGCGCGCCCGGCCGTACCTGACCGGCGCCGAGGTGGACGCCCTGGTCGCCCGTCTCGAGACGCGGCGGGCGGCGCTGGCGGCCGAGGCGGCGCGTGTGGCGGCGGAGCGCGAGGCGACGCTCGCGGCGCTGCGCGCGGAGCTGGCGGCCGTGCCCGAGGACGAGTCGGGGCTGCGGCGGCTGGACGAGCTTCAGCGTTCGCCGCGTCTGAACGAGCTGCCGGCGGAGGCGGGGCGAGCGTTCCGCGGCGAGGTGCAGCAGCGGCGCCGCACCGTGCTCGCCGCCGTGGAGGCGGAACGCCAGCGCCGATACGCGGCCGAGCGCGCCCGGGCAGCCGAGGAACGCGCGGCGCGGGAGCGCGCCGCCCGCCAGGCGGCCGAGGCTCGCGCGGCGCAGGAACGGGCCGCCCGCGCCCAGGCGGAACGGGCCCGCCAGCAGCAAGCTCAGGCCGGCCGTCCCGGCCGGCCGGCTGGGGAGCAGGCGCCCGCGGCGCCGGCCGACGGCGGGATCGCCGCCCATCTGGCGGAGGTCCTTGCCGGCGACGGTCCCGGCACCCTCACGCTGGTCGGCCTCACGCCCGACACGGCGCAGGGCGAGGTGCTCGAGCACCTGCGCCAGCGCCTGGGCTACGAGGAGATGATGTCGCCGTTCTTCACCCGCGCCTGGGGTCGGGGTGACGCGTTCGTCGAGCTACGGACCATGGGCGATGCCGTCGGCCAGCTCGACTACACGGAGTACTTCCGCCCGGCGCTGGATACCGCGGCCGTGGCGGCCGCGCTGACAGAGCGTTTCGGGCCGCCGGACGCCGTCGAGAGCCTGCGCGGCTCCGGGCGGCTGATGACCTGGCGGCGCGACGGCCAGGGGCTGCAGGTCTTCGCGACGGATATCCTGCACGCCGCGGTGCGGCATCAGGGCTACACCGGCCGCATCAGCATCAGTCTCTGGGACGAGGCCTACGACCGCCATCTGGCCGGGGTGAACCGCCGCTGCGCGGAGCTGCGCGACCGGCCGCAGGATCAGTGGAGCATGAACGATGGCCAGTACTTCAGTGCCAACTGCCCGCTGATGTCC is from Spiribacter halobius and encodes:
- a CDS encoding SNF2-related protein; amino-acid sequence: MADDSPQISLFDRPEDVVARLGGRRWPDPESVPHNAGRNKVSEQVLRDLRAAEQPLLVVGYASLDRLLDFLAEEPRPGRRVRILFGAEPFPSREVSFPFRGGFPEEVRRYWERQGVSLRLCGAIIAVLERLAAGEIEARYVDGARLHAKLYCTEAAVTLGSSNFTAGGLSRNLEANARFTAGESRFREIWQLAENYWASARDYGSELCRLLEAMLRFVGWREALLRACTELLEGEWAEQYLRMQGYARELPLWPSQRQGIARALWVIQNAGSVLVADATGSGKTRMGAHLVRSVMDRIWSHQRIRKGQPLLVCPPAVQETWRDEARECSLPLLTESHGQLSRGGGDAGSSIQDQVRRAQVLAVDEAHNFLNARSRRTRALLNNMADHTVLFTATPINRSAQDLLRLVDMLGADNLDPDTLKRFERMLRRERVDRTLSREELALLRREIRRFTVRRTKAELNRMIDRDPDAYRNAYGERCRYPEHRSRLYALEETAADRDRARQIRELADQLCGVAYLHRRIQMPGVLRQEGWSEEKYLASRLSAARKLPAYIVMAALRSSRAALLEHIRGTVHAAEAFGLEATLHKTPTGDVLSTLAELAGRPPENGLRIPLPDWLTDPERHRAACETDRRIYREIEALVLAMSDARERRKATFLQTLLRSHGLLVAFDSRPVTLALMQRLLAGAAGAKSILASGSEARGRGEVNQRFRLGSADRGIVALCSDSMAEGINLQQAGCMVHLDMPSVVRVAEQRVGRVDRMDSPHERIDVWWPKDAPEFALRADERFIERYETVEALIGANMPLPEGMADTHREAVDAEQQVQRIEESLNAEASWDGIEDAFSSVRRLIQGPSALVDAEAGEARTPDGDEVSSRVCLVRSERSWAFFCLGGTGAQAPNWLMFPAGGGGPLTDLAAVSGALREALAENPEDVPFDRGAADWLNRFIDRLPAAQRQMLPLKKQKALAEMEHVLDHYRHEAALAQRQSELEACDHLLDALRHPDPEAPPDWDALAETWLDLIRPVWYRKLTEGRRRRRPLLLRDLRRDLTGADRIPPERIIEAVQGIGTLPALERRVRAAIIGVPE
- a CDS encoding carbon-nitrogen hydrolase family protein translates to MTTRIAVIQKPPVLLQRDATIEGMLASIDEAVGAGARLLVFPEAYIPGYPTWIWRLRPGGDMALSSEIHARLRANAVDLRGETLLPIQDAAARHGVTLVTGIHEIDSQYSGTTLFNTVVVIGPDGRLLNRHRKLMPTNPERMVWGMGDGSGLNVVDTPAGRLGSLICWECYMPLARYALYAQAMEIFVNPTWDASDTALATLRHIAKEGGCWVIGTATAIQGSDLPADFPQRDALYTPDEWINVGNAVVIAPSGEIAAGPLNRDKGILYAEIDTEDARHARRSLDVCGHYARPDVFSLTVNRSPQTPATFSDP